Below is a window of Vulpes vulpes isolate BD-2025 chromosome 5, VulVul3, whole genome shotgun sequence DNA.
TTGATTCCTGGAATGCCATCTGGGAACCAAGGATGGACATGGAAGGTGGGGCTGGGATGACCCTTCCCTCCCACTCACCCCTAGGAAAGGAAAGTCTCTGCCATTTGGGAGGGTGGCATCTATGTCATTTCTTGTGGGCACCAGTTCTGAGCTTTAGTTTGAGGACTCATTCCTGAGTGtgctttttcctccctcttccctgcccacctcacctcGAGTTTAATAAATATGGTTGTACTTTTcttattatgaaataaatgtcTGTAACTGCTGTATACTGCTGTAAACTTgttagagaaaaaataatctgCATGTGGGTTCCTCAGTTGTTGAGTTATTATAATCCTGTCTCAGTCCATGGGGGGGAAACATTCTCAAGAGGTAAAGACAAACATAAAAGgcctttttttgcttttatcttttctccACAGCTTCCTCCTTCACATGCTACATCCTTAACCTGTGCTCATCATTGTACCCTAAGGACCAAAGCCAAGCTGGCTTGAGAGGAGATAGTCTGTCTGTGGTTAAGAGACCACAGATTAGTGTAAGAAAGTGTGTTCTGTAGTTCGTACAGAGTTTTTTAACTTTGAGGCTAGCTTATGAGTGTCTTATGTTTTGAGGGTTCCTTTCATCTTCCGACACGTCTCAGCACCTTTGCCATGGCCCAGGGTGCTCCTTTTGAGAGTGTTTTCCAAGAAGTGTTAGGTGAGGGTGACCAGGTAGGGCAAGATTGTGATGGTGGGCTCCGTGCATGATTAAAAGATAAAGAACCACTCAGATGTCAGTTGGAGGGCAACCAGGAATCTGATTCCTGTTGAGAGCGATAAGTGTCTTTCTCCCCTCTGACGTGAAAATTCCGTCAACCTGAAAGAAGTCCTCTGTGAGTTCCTTCAGGTTGCTCCTCGTCATGATAATCCAGAGGGAATGTGCGCTGGTGACTTTAAAGTAAGGGCTATAGTCTTTGACGGTCCCTTAGCACTGCAGCTCCGAAGAAGGTAATGGAAGTTCTTTCCTTCTACTGTTTCGGAAAAGTTACTTCAACATTTAGACGGGTAAAAGGTACCCTTGCCTTACTCCCATTTTCTTATTAGCCCCCTAGCCCCCTTTTCAAATTTTAAGCAAATTTCAATCAGGAACACATTCTCCATGTTATTTTGCGCCCTCCCAGGAAGTCAGTGCACTGATCAGCTTTTTGGGCTTCCCCTCCAAAGGACCTTTTTCTGCACTGGAAGCCTCAATAGCTAgcccttttgttttgttactgCTGTGTTTAGATAATTGGACAGATCTTTGTGCCacacaggaaattttttttttttttaagaaaaacctaTAGATGAACTATTACTAATGAAACtgtgtgcgtgtatgtgcgtGCAACATAAAAATACAGTAGCACCTAAGGAACTTAGGTCTTGGTTCCTGTAAAACTGTAAATTGATGTggtattaataaaaaatgaaaaaaataacacagtaaCTGTGGTGTTTTTCTGCTAACTTTATTCTTTATACACAGTTTGGGTAAAGTAAGAACCAGGCTTCCACCAGCCTCCATCCCCACTCCACCTTTGAGGCTTTAAAAAGCAACTAATAGTTGATACTGGTAATGATTCCCAAGGTTGCAGAACTTCCATAATGGAGCAAAGCTATGCATTTGGTTTCTGAAAGATCACAGAAACCCTCTTAGGAAGTGACCCTAGGAAGAAGAAGATGAGGAGTGGAAGGTGCCCGAGGGTCTGCCGTCCCAGTTCAGCTGCACACCAAGCTCGGAATTGCCCACCTGCAGCGTGAAGCAGCCGATCCATCACAGCCACAGAGCACTTGGAGGCAGTCACCTTGGAAAGTGGAGACTGCATCTATCAAGGCATTGCTGAAAGAGTTTTATCCCTTCAGATCCATTCTTCCCCAAAACTAAGGCTGCCATGACCCTTAAGCTGGATTTCAAAAATTTATTCAACATACCTCTTAGAAAACTTaggctgaaatttttaaaaaataactgaagcAAACAACTTCACAAATACACATACAAATGTTTGAGTAATGTCACTAACGTGGCGTATAAATATGGATTCAGAGTAACATTTACATATTGGCCATAATAGCAAgcataccattaaaaaaaattcatgaagaaaCTTCACCTGTTCATGTCAGACTCCCAAGGCAAGGAGGAGGCACAAAGAGGAGGACCCCCCTGACCCTCCCAACCCAAGAGGCCAGAGGGGCTAAGCAGGGATCCCTACAGTGCCAATGAGACCACTAGCACTCCAATCTTCAGCTTCACGATCATTGGAGCGCTTATCAAAAAGGATTGCTGGGTGCCACCCCAGTGATTCACCAAGATGGGGCCCAAGGATTTGCATTTCTAGTAGGTTCCTAATGGGATGCTACTGGTCCCatggccacactttgagaaccccCTGGAGTGCTTGGGGCTGCCTCTCAATGAAGACATTATTCCTGTCTTCCCTAAAACCCCTGTCCCTGCCTGTCACAAGGACAAGCCATCCCTAACTGGCTCTCTGTCCTGGCTTACCTGAACTTCGGCAGTGGACTTGGGGTGACCATAATTGGTTGCCCCAATCTGCCTTCTGGTTTTGAACAGGCAGGGTAGCAATATGGTAAGATACTAATCCTGGATCTGAAAACACGcattgaaggaaaataaaagaatggcaGTGCCCAGGCTGCCATTCTTGATCCCATCCATGATCCCTGTTCTCAAGCTTTTAATACTGACTCAAAAATCCTGGAGGTTCGAACACTGGGAATTCGCTTTTCAGTCAACTGACAGCTGATACTCTATTTCCTGAATCCCTGGTGgctcctaccaaaaaaaaaaaaaaaaacaatgccagAGCCCCTGCCCTACTGGAGAGACCAAGGGACAGGTGGCTGCCAGCCCTACTTGCGGAGGTGTGATGGAGAAGGCTGCTGCCCAAGCCCTGGAGCTGAAGCCTACAGTGGCCAGAGCCACCCCAGATAGCACTCCTTTCAGGAGGGCCGCAGGTCTTCACCACCCCCAGGAAGCCACGACAGCGCTGAACAGCCTGCAACACCCAGCGCGTGCCATCCTTTCACAGgcccaatgggaaaaaaaattgaattgacCAGAGATTGGGAGGCAGTGTGGTGTAATGCAAAAACTCTGAATCGGGAGTCGAGATTTTCCTTCTAGTTCTATACTGTTCCTACCTGGCTGTGTGTGATCATTGCAGTCTCCATACTTCACTACCTGTGAAAGGGTCGAGGGGGCAGGTACTGATTGATCTCCAAGATCTTTCCAACTCTGACAATCctgaattatataaaaatgctataaaatccATGGTATAAAATCCAATTCCCAATCAGGAAGAGTCAAGAGGACTGGGCCTGAGGCACTTGAACCTTGGGCTCCAGCCTGGGGGTGCTGGGATGAGGAAGGGCTTCCTCCTTGCTGTCTGCTTTCCCACCCAAGGAGGCGCCCCCTCTGCCTCTGGGTATTGCCCCCAAGTCTCACAGGCTCAGCTCACCTCCCGAATCTCAGGCTGTAAGACCAAAGGAAGCGGCCTTGCCATGTGAAAAGCAGACACTGGGGCTCAGAGATTCAAGCAGAGGCCTGGAGTCACACATTCGTGTAGGATGTTTGCggtccccccatccccacctctgtCCTCACTCCTTCCTCCTTTAGGTCCTTCCTCCACCACCTCACAGCTTATCTCTGATACACGtataataaataagacatttgCACATAGGGGTGACTGGGACAgctctctccccgcccctccccctctcatataaaagcattaaatacagtttcaaaataaaatacaaagagcaAAAAAGGCCTGATCTCGGGGCCACCTGTTCTCCACAGGAGAATGAATCTACACATCCCACTCGGACCTGCCTGGGAGATCGcggggccccggcccggccccagtGGGCCTGACGCTGCCGCGGGGAAGAGAGAAAGGCCGAGGCCCGGCCCCAGGCCCTTGGGGGCTGAGAGTGGGTGGCACGTCCACCGTGTACAAAGGGGGACAGGGAGCGGACAGGGATAGGAGGCCAACCGCCGGGACCTCCAGTGCCCCGGGCTCGGACCCACGGGGACCAGAGCCGGACTGCCCGACTGGGTGTAGTGGGGAGACAGAGGTCAgcagagcaaaggagaaaagtgCTAATCCCTTTACAAGACCGGGGTGGTGCCGGcgcggcaggggcggggcaggcgGGGGAGGCGGGCGCGGCTGCCGGGGCCCtcacccagccccgcccccacccccggccgcgGCGTCACGTGTCCTCCGCCACCGGGCGGGttcccgggccccgccgccccgccctccgCTGGAAGCCTCGTCCGCAGTCCAGGCCTCCGAGCCGCCGCGAACGGCAACGAGGAGCGCGCGCAGCCGCCCCCGACCGGGGGGCCGTGCCTGCCCGCGTGCAACGCCGCAGGGAGCTGGGCGGGGCCCCGGCGCTCCCCCCGCCCCTGGGGCCTTAATACTGAGcatccaccacccacccccccaccccggcgccGGCCCGGGCTGCAGGCCCCCCGTCCGTGCACACGCCTGGAGGCCGCGGTGGCCTCTCGGGAAACGTGGGGCCCAGCGCGGGGCCGGCCGGGGCTCCCGGGCTCCGGATCGACCggcccagggtggggtgggtggctcCGGGGCGCCGAGGGGAGGCCGGCGACCCCACCCAGTTCCTATCTCCGCCCGGCCCGGCCagcggggcggggaggagggggaggagggcggcggcggcggcggcggcggccagggCCGCAGGAAGCGGGGTGTCCCGGCCCGAAGGCCGGCAGAGCGCAGGGCGGAGCCGCCCCGCGAGCCCGCTACGCCCGACAAACGGCGCCCGCCTTGAGGTCCGCGCCGCCGTCGCGCGGTGCGGGAGCGGGCGGCCCGAAGCCCTCGTGGCCGTAGCAGCGCAGCGCGGCCTCCTCGTAGGCCTCCAGGATGGTCTGGCGCTCCTCGGGCGTGAAGTCCATGGAGAAGGGGTGCACCTGCAGGATGTGCCGCTTGATGGTGCTGACCTTGAGCGTGGCCAGCGCGCCCCCGCACACCATGCACACCAGGCCGCGCCGGCTGCCGTCGTAGTCCATCAGGTACTCGCCCCGCCAGCGCGGCTGGTAGTTCCGCCGCTGCTCTCGgctgcggggcggcggcggcggcggcggcggcggcggcgggggcagcgGCGGGAAGGCGAGGCCCCCAGGCTCTTGGCCGtcctcgtcgtcgtcgtcgtcctcGGGGGGCCGTTCCGATGGCTCCCCTGGGGAAAGCGGGACATCGCCTAGAAGGGGACAAAGGATCGCAATGGAGCCGGCGGAGGACCAGCCGCCCGCCTCTCGGCCCCAGAGCTGCCCACCGCGACCCTCCGGTCCCAGCCTCCCCGGTCGCCCCTCCGGCCTTCTGCTGCCACCACCCCGTCCCACCCGAGCGCTCCCCGCCCTCTGTCCAGCCTGGCCCTGCGCCGGCTCACCCcaccactcctcctcctcctcttcccctcccccctcctcggAGGCTGCGGCTGTAGCAGGGGCGGCGGGGTTCCGGGGGGACTCggggctgggcagccccagggccaGCAGGTGAGCGGCCTTCTCGCTCCACTCCTGGGCGATGAGGGCCTTGACTGGCCCGCTGAGGCGCGAGGAGCCCGGGTGGCGCTGGCGGATGTGCCGCTTGATGGTGCTCATCTTGAGCGAGGCCAGCGCGCCCCCGCACACCATGCACACCAGGCCGCGCCGGCCGCCGTCCAGCTCCACGAGGTACTCCAGCCGCCAGCGCTCCCGGTAGCGGCGGTGGTGACGGCCCCGCGGAGACCGGCCCGGGACCCCCACCCTCTcgccctcctccagctcctccagctcctcctcctcctcctctgcggGCCTGGGCCTCTCAGGGACCCAGACAGCCTCTTCCTTTTTTACGTCTGGGGGACTGAGATCCCGAGAGGAGAGGGCTCCAGCAGTGGGGGCGGGGTCCAGGCTCTTTCTGGTCAGGTCCTGGGGGACGAGGTCATCGTCtgttggggaaggggtgggggagacggGCTCAGCCTGGTGGCGGGGTTCCCTTACCCACGCGGAGGGGTCCTCACCCCAGCCCCAATCTAGAGGCCCCAGCggtgtgggggtgaggaggggtatgtgtgtgtctgtgggtagGTAGATGGGTATGTGGGTGCATGTAGAGAGGAGACCCTCCCGGTTTTGGCCAAAGACCCCACTTTGCAGCCCTAATATGGGGGGGGTCTTGGCCCGGAATGGGCCCCGCACCTGCTGGGGACCGAGTGAGCTCAGACAGTATCTCGGGCTGGCCACCCCAGGCTTGCAGCAGGGCACTCCGCTGGGGGCCACTGAGCCCCAAGGAGCTGGGGTGCACCTCCAGCACGTGGGCACGGATGTCGTCCAGGTGCAGGCTGGGCAGTGCCCGGCCACAGGCCATGCACACCAGCCGGTTCCCCCGAGGGTCATAATCCATGAGACACTCAGCCCGGAACCAGTTCTGCAGGGATTCCTTCAGCCTCCGGTCGAGCTgccgcgcccccagccccctgctgtCCCCAGCCCTGCGGGAGGCTGAGAGGCCCCGACAACGAGCCCTGGGTGCCACTAGGCCCCCTCGCTGCTGGCATCGGCTGCCCTCATCGGCTGGGGCTTTGCCTGAAAGGGTTGGAGGGAGGTAAGGAACTGAGATGCTGGCCCTCCAAggagcccccacccacccactgccACAGCCAGGTCCTCCACAAGCTGGCCTCTCCCTGGCTCCTGACTGTGTGCCCCCAGCCTCACCTTtgccctgctcctcctctctctcctcaggCCTTAACTCCCTCACCTCCTAATCCTCCTACACACAGACCTGaagctccacccccccccccccccacacacacacacctagattCTAGCCCCTTCCCTGGACTTCCCTTTCCAGCACTCTCTACTCCCTGCCTTTCCCCAGCCTATCCCCCCACTCTCCCGGATCCTTCTAAAACCACGGAAGGCCAAAACTATCAGGGGTGTTGCAGACCCCTTTGTCTCACTGTCCCTCCCCCAATACTGTACAGTGACAAGGGCAATAGGCAAaccccaaccccccccaaaaaaagagcaATGGCTTACTCCAGAAAATAAGTTAGCTGGCTGAGAAGCCAGGGctggccccacctggccccagCCGCCACCCAGGTCCCTGCCTCTCCATGTCCTGTGTTACCTGCACCCTTGGGTGGGCAAGCTTGCAGGCTagccccctcctcttcctcttcctcttcctcttcctcctcttcttcagccccctgggcccccaggccCTCGGACTCTCCacaggcccccagccccaggtgggCATCCCAGCTGTTGCTGATAACTTCCTTCTCTCGGGGACTCCAGTGCAGGGAGTAGGGGTGCTTTTGGCGGATGTGCCGCTTGATGGTGCTGAGCTTGAGAGTGGCCAGGGAGCTGCCGCACACCATGCACACCATGCCGTGCCGGGCAGGGTTGAAGTCCATCAGGTACTCCAGCCGCCAGTGGTCGTGGTAGTAGCGCCGGTGGTCACGGCCGGGGATGCGGCTCTTCCCAGGCCTCGAGGCCCGGGCCTCACAGTGGTCTGAGTATTTCCTGCCTGAAGATGCTGGTCCCCTGACCCTGGAAGAGGGCAGGGGGGCActcccccaggaccccaaggcACCCCCTTCCAGCTGAAGATCTTGCcctgggaaggggaaaggggagacaGTTTTTCAATGTCCAATACTTAAGAAATGAACCCAGGGCTTGGATTTTGCAGAGAAAGGGAGCTGGGAGAGCCCAGAGTTAAAACACTGGCCCTTTACAAAGCATGAGGAcccttttaagaaaaaacaaaaggacgAAAGGCACGCTGCTGAGGAAAGAgctctgagtttttaaaaaatcaggtgaAGGCCAAGGAGGAAACCAGCTCTGTATGGCCCCCTTTCTGGCAGAGGGCTGTAAGGGTGAAGCCAGGAGAGCAGCATGCTGGGGCGGTTCCGGCCGAAGCAGAGCGGGCAGTGGAAGAACAAAGGGGGCATCTGTCTGCATCCAGGGCTGCACCCGGGACCCACCCGTCTGAGGCCCCCCACCAGGAGGGCCCCACccaaacattttctctctttttccaataATGCCTCAAATGCAGCCTTCTGGGAGTTCCATTTTGGGGGGTGCTAAGCATTGTCAGTTCCCCAAATATAGGCCCTCATGGGAGCGATCCCCATGACAAAGCTGTCAACACCTCCAGGGAAAAGGAGTTTCTAGGACCCTGACTTCCCTAAAGTCTGGGAGAGCCTATGACCCTGCAAGAGGATGACAGGAGGGCCACCAGAGTGGCTACTGAAAATTCTGCAGAAGGGAGTGGCCACCACCCACTGGAGCCCATTAAGTCTTTCTGGGGATTTATATTTTGCTCTGGCAGAGAGCCGGCCACTGCCCAGCAATCAAGGGGCAGGCACGGGAGAGGCCCAAGTACAGCACACTAACCCAGTGGTGTTCCCTTTTGCCAAACAGGCACCCCAAGCAGTACCCCCACTTTCCCTGCAGCTTGGACcctattttatttagaaaagagtTTCCTGGCCCCATAAGCTTAATGGACAAGTGTGGTCATGCTCCCACTGGAGAATCTCGGGGTCAGAGAAACAAAAGACAGGACCAGAGAGGACTCCTGTCAccattgtgttttttgtttgttttaagtataCCCAAAGAAAAAAGCATCAGCTTCAAAGTCAGAGACCTCCGTTCCAGTGTGGTTTCACTGCTAACTTGCTCTGTGATCTTTGATAGGTCATGTGGCTCTCTGGGCCTAAGCCTCTTTGTCTGAAAGGCACTGGAGAGCTGGCTGGTCTCTAAGCATCCTTCCAGCGCCGGATCTAAGCTAGTCTAAGGTGGGTTGTCCCTTTAAGAGccaaaaaaagggggaggagctgagattctttaaaaacaaaaggggaTGGGGAGTTTCTGGGAGGGGAGCTCGGAGATAAGGGCACAGTCTCCCTAGCCCGGCCTGAACGTCATGGGTCTTAAGGCGGCGACCCTGCAGCAGGGGCAAGAAGAAACAGTGTCCTCTGAGAGCGAGCGGGGAGGACGGGCTGGCCCTACTGTAGCTGACAAACTGTGGCAAACAGAAGGGAGGCGATAACGCGCGGACAGGagtgggcatctgcctttgtgAGCGAGCCCATCCCTGTAAAAACTACCCGCGGGGTGAAGGTAGTGGTGGGCCCCTCGAGGCGCGAGCCAGGCTCTTTCCTAGAAAGAACGTGGTGGGAGGGGGTTGAAAAGGTTTCCTGTCCGTGAGCAAGGCCACgggaggggaggagcagcccGACTTAAAGCAGCGGAGTTCCCAGCTCAGCCCCtcgggcggggtgggggaagcCCCCCCGAAAGGGACCCGCTGTCTGGGCCGACTTTTAAGAGACGGCCGGATAAGGGAGACCACCTGGGAGTCTGAAAGAGAAAGGGGCGGGGGCGCAAGTCCGAGAGCGCACAGCGCGCGCCGTGGCGTCCGGCCGGGCACTTCGGGGGCCCTCCGACCTGGCCTCTaaggcgggggccgcggggccctTTAAGGGGGAGGGAATCCGCCCGAGCCCCGCGGGCGGACcccgggagcggggcggggggctcccccGCCGGCCCTGCAGGCACGATCCGCGCCCGCCAGGTGGCGCCCCCGGCCGCCCTGCCCGCGTCCCCCCCTTTGTTCGGCGGCGGAGAGGGGCCCGGAGCCCGAAGCcgcagccctcccctcccccatgccgGGGCCCCCGCCCGAGCCGCCGGCCCCAGCTCTTACCGCCGTCGTCCTCCTCGGGTTCCGCACCGCCGCTCGATCCGGCGGGCGGCAGCCGTCGGCCCCGTGCCGAGGCCGCTGCTGGCCCGGGGCCGCCCCTGCCGCCGCCGCTCCGGCTCCGGTGGTCCCCGCCGGGCTCCATGCGCTGCGCTGCGGagcggggccccggggcggcggggcgcggggccgcggggccggcggcggcccGCGCGGGGCGCTCGGTGctcggggccccggggcgcggggcgcatGCACGGGGCGGCTGGCCGCACGGACGGCTGGCTGCTCGCTCGGCGGCGCGGGCTG
It encodes the following:
- the ZFTA gene encoding zinc finger translocation-associated protein isoform X1; the encoded protein is MEPGGDHRSRSGGGRGGPGPAAASARGRRLPPAGSSGGAEPEEDDGGQDLQLEGGALGSWGSAPLPSSRVRGPASSGRKYSDHCEARASRPGKSRIPGRDHRRYYHDHWRLEYLMDFNPARHGMVCMVCGSSLATLKLSTIKRHIRQKHPYSLHWSPREKEVISNSWDAHLGLGACGESEGLGAQGAEEEEEEEEEEEEEGASLQACPPKGAGKAPADEGSRCQQRGGLVAPRARCRGLSASRRAGDSRGLGARQLDRRLKESLQNWFRAECLMDYDPRGNRLVCMACGRALPSLHLDDIRAHVLEVHPSSLGLSGPQRSALLQAWGGQPEILSELTRSPADDDLVPQDLTRKSLDPAPTAGALSSRDLSPPDVKKEEAVWVPERPRPAEEEEEELEELEEGERVGVPGRSPRGRHHRRYRERWRLEYLVELDGGRRGLVCMVCGGALASLKMSTIKRHIRQRHPGSSRLSGPVKALIAQEWSEKAAHLLALGLPSPESPRNPAAPATAAASEEGGGEEEEEEWWGDVPLSPGEPSERPPEDDDDDEDGQEPGGLAFPPLPPPPPPPPPPPPRSREQRRNYQPRWRGEYLMDYDGSRRGLVCMVCGGALATLKVSTIKRHILQVHPFSMDFTPEERQTILEAYEEAALRCYGHEGFGPPAPAPRDGGADLKAGAVCRA
- the ZFTA gene encoding zinc finger translocation-associated protein isoform X2, with translation MEPGGDHRSRSGGGRGGPGPAAASARGRRLPPAGSSGGAEPEEDDGGQDLQLEGGALGSWGSAPLPSSRVRGPASSGRKYSDHCEARASRPGKSRIPGRDHRRYYHDHWRLEYLMDFNPARHGMVCMVCGSSLATLKLSTIKRHIRQKHPYSLHWSPREKEVISNSWDAHLGLGACGESEGLGAQGAEEEEEEEEEEEEEGASLQACPPKGADDDLVPQDLTRKSLDPAPTAGALSSRDLSPPDVKKEEAVWVPERPRPAEEEEEELEELEEGERVGVPGRSPRGRHHRRYRERWRLEYLVELDGGRRGLVCMVCGGALASLKMSTIKRHIRQRHPGSSRLSGPVKALIAQEWSEKAAHLLALGLPSPESPRNPAAPATAAASEEGGGEEEEEEWWGDVPLSPGEPSERPPEDDDDDEDGQEPGGLAFPPLPPPPPPPPPPPPRSREQRRNYQPRWRGEYLMDYDGSRRGLVCMVCGGALATLKVSTIKRHILQVHPFSMDFTPEERQTILEAYEEAALRCYGHEGFGPPAPAPRDGGADLKAGAVCRA